A stretch of Mucilaginibacter terrae DNA encodes these proteins:
- a CDS encoding family 43 glycosylhydrolase, which produces MKNVLIFFLMLWLLFPQLAHAQKNLPGVISPGEIWKDDRGQHIQAHGGGIIKIKNLYYWYGEERREGLDTNFRYVSCYSSADLTNWKHLGDALKLSKPDTVLGKWVLERPKVYYNHRTKKYVMYMHVDGSVRNFKSNEPTVTGGYSYARVGVAVSDLPEGPFKFIRTFRPLNRESRDIGQFVDDDGQAYLIFESRPTKGFFIAKLSDDFLDVKEETCFIQAPLEGGAIVHYKGLYYVIGSELTGWRPNPNKFATAKSLSGPWSEFLDFAPSETNTYSSQSTMMIKISGSKKTTVIYMGDQWKPKTQWDSRYLWMPLEIGDGKLWLPKPAPFKINVKTGESKVFTN; this is translated from the coding sequence ATGAAGAATGTTTTAATTTTTTTTTTGATGCTATGGTTATTGTTTCCTCAACTGGCTCATGCACAAAAAAATCTTCCGGGAGTTATATCACCGGGAGAAATCTGGAAGGATGACCGTGGTCAGCATATACAGGCACACGGAGGCGGTATAATAAAAATTAAGAACCTTTATTATTGGTACGGTGAGGAGCGTAGAGAGGGACTTGACACTAATTTTCGTTACGTCAGCTGTTATAGTTCCGCTGACCTTACAAATTGGAAACATTTGGGTGATGCCCTTAAACTATCAAAACCTGATACCGTGCTCGGAAAGTGGGTCTTAGAGCGACCAAAGGTATATTACAACCATAGAACGAAAAAGTATGTCATGTATATGCATGTCGACGGAAGCGTTAGGAATTTTAAGTCCAACGAACCTACCGTTACTGGCGGCTATAGTTATGCGAGGGTAGGAGTTGCTGTAAGTGATCTGCCCGAAGGCCCTTTTAAATTCATAAGGACTTTCAGACCATTAAACAGGGAAAGCCGTGACATTGGACAGTTCGTGGACGATGATGGACAAGCCTATTTAATATTTGAAAGCCGTCCAACCAAGGGCTTTTTTATTGCGAAGCTAAGTGATGATTTTTTAGATGTAAAGGAGGAAACCTGCTTTATACAAGCTCCTTTGGAAGGCGGTGCAATTGTTCATTACAAGGGTCTGTATTATGTGATCGGCTCTGAACTGACTGGCTGGCGTCCTAATCCCAATAAGTTTGCTACGGCAAAGTCGTTGTCAGGACCGTGGAGCGAATTCTTAGATTTTGCCCCATCTGAAACAAATACCTACTCTTCTCAATCAACCATGATGATCAAGATCTCGGGTAGCAAAAAGACTACCGTTATATACATGGGGGACCAGTGGAAGCCAAAAACTCAATGGGATTCGAGATATCTGTGGATGCCGTTGGAAATTGGTGACGGTAAACTATGGCTACCGAAACCCGCACCTTTTAAGATAAATGTTAAAACAGGGGAATCAAAGGTGTTTACGAACTAA
- a CDS encoding zinc-binding alcohol dehydrogenase family protein encodes MKTLTCITPGQLSYKQIAKPEPRIGYSIIRVRRIGICGTDLHAYQGTQPFFSYPRVLGHELSGEVVDGIDNFQVGEKVTVVPYFNCGRCIACRSEKPNCCTDIAVCGVHIDGGMVEFLQVPSDKLIFASELSFDELALVEPLAIGAHGVRRANVKPGEFVAVIGAGPIGLGVMDFARIAGGRVIAIDINQQRLNFCKERSNVHHTINVTEVNAFDELKNITNGDFPTVVIDATGSQRAINDGFKYLAHGGRYVLVGLQKNEISVSHPEFHKREATLMSSRNATREDFEYVMAAMRRREVDPLNYITHRVSFDEVANEFPTWLDPENGVIKAMVNL; translated from the coding sequence ATGAAAACACTCACTTGCATTACCCCAGGACAATTATCTTACAAACAAATTGCTAAACCAGAACCCAGAATTGGTTATTCTATAATTCGTGTAAGACGGATTGGAATTTGCGGAACAGATCTCCATGCGTATCAGGGAACTCAACCATTCTTTAGTTACCCAAGGGTCCTCGGACATGAACTTTCAGGTGAAGTGGTTGATGGTATCGATAATTTTCAGGTTGGAGAGAAAGTAACCGTAGTTCCATATTTCAATTGCGGAAGGTGTATTGCCTGCAGATCTGAAAAGCCCAATTGTTGTACTGATATTGCGGTTTGTGGAGTACACATCGACGGCGGTATGGTAGAATTTCTCCAGGTGCCCTCAGATAAACTTATTTTTGCTTCTGAACTGAGTTTTGATGAACTCGCATTAGTAGAGCCACTGGCAATAGGTGCACACGGTGTCAGGCGCGCAAATGTTAAACCTGGTGAATTTGTAGCCGTGATTGGTGCTGGTCCGATAGGATTAGGAGTCATGGACTTTGCACGGATCGCCGGTGGCCGGGTCATTGCAATAGATATCAATCAACAGCGTCTGAATTTTTGCAAGGAAAGGAGCAATGTGCATCATACCATCAATGTGACAGAGGTCAACGCTTTTGATGAACTGAAGAATATCACCAACGGTGATTTTCCGACTGTTGTTATCGACGCGACCGGTAGTCAACGAGCCATAAATGATGGGTTTAAATACCTTGCTCATGGCGGCCGGTATGTACTGGTAGGACTGCAAAAAAATGAAATTTCAGTTAGCCATCCGGAGTTTCACAAACGGGAAGCAACTTTGATGAGTAGCCGTAACGCTACGCGTGAAGATTTTGAATATGTAATGGCTGCAATGAGAAGAAGAGAGGTGGACCCACTTAACTATATTACTCACCGGGTTAGTTTCGATGAAGTGGCCAATGAATTTCCTACTTGGCTTGACCCTGAAAATGGTGTTATTAAGGCGATGGTAAATCTATAG
- a CDS encoding LacI family DNA-binding transcriptional regulator, giving the protein MKKKLSIKDIAEQLHVSKTTISWVLNGKADQYAISKALQRKILKHIEKVGYKPNRMAQGLRTGKSKTIGILIEDISDAFFSTLARRFEEILGKKGYRIVYGSTENNTEITKELIQVFRNHQVDGFIIVPAPGIESTVKELVDEKTPVVFIDRPLSDYDGSCVLVDNFRGTAKAIQHLIDNGYQHIAMVTLSSDQAQMRERERGYQITASEAGMDINVLKIKYHEPKDKAVIQLKNFLNKHKETDALFFATNYLAEIGLETILDLKKNIPDQIGIVVFDDANLFRFFKPSITAIAQPIQSICEQAVQLLFEQLESTSEVSPRIVQLPTSLTIRDSSANRLSKAKIPK; this is encoded by the coding sequence ATGAAAAAAAAATTATCTATTAAAGATATTGCCGAGCAACTCCATGTTAGTAAGACCACCATATCATGGGTATTAAACGGCAAAGCTGATCAATATGCGATCAGCAAAGCTTTACAACGGAAGATATTGAAACATATTGAGAAGGTTGGATACAAACCCAATCGGATGGCTCAGGGTTTAAGGACCGGAAAAAGTAAAACGATCGGTATTTTGATCGAGGATATATCCGACGCATTCTTTTCGACATTAGCCAGGCGCTTTGAAGAAATACTTGGAAAAAAAGGATATCGCATCGTTTATGGCAGTACTGAAAATAACACAGAGATCACTAAAGAATTGATCCAGGTTTTCAGAAACCACCAGGTTGACGGCTTTATCATCGTTCCAGCACCCGGAATTGAATCTACCGTTAAAGAATTAGTAGATGAAAAAACACCTGTTGTTTTTATTGACCGCCCCTTGAGTGACTATGATGGCAGTTGCGTACTTGTAGATAATTTCAGGGGAACGGCTAAGGCGATTCAACATCTTATAGATAATGGTTACCAACACATAGCGATGGTGACACTATCCTCCGATCAGGCCCAGATGCGTGAAAGAGAGCGGGGTTACCAGATCACTGCCAGTGAAGCAGGGATGGATATAAACGTTTTGAAAATTAAATACCATGAACCCAAAGATAAAGCGGTTATACAGCTTAAAAATTTCCTCAACAAACACAAAGAAACTGACGCGTTATTTTTTGCCACCAATTACCTTGCTGAAATAGGCCTCGAAACGATACTGGATCTAAAAAAGAACATTCCTGACCAGATCGGTATCGTTGTCTTTGATGATGCCAATCTTTTTCGTTTTTTTAAACCATCAATAACCGCCATTGCTCAACCCATTCAATCGATCTGTGAGCAGGCTGTACAACTTCTATTTGAGCAACTGGAATCAACTTCCGAGGTATCGCCACGAATAGTTCAACTACCGACCTCGTTAACAATCAGGGATTCCAGCGCGAATCGACTTTCTAAAGCTAAGATCCCAAAATAG
- a CDS encoding aldo/keto reductase — MQSLPKIIFGTSSLGNLYKTLEHQEKTAIIKSIFKYSNGPVVLDSAGKYGAGLALESIGDALRELNIKPGQVTISNKLGWLRTKLSTPEPTFEPGVWKGLKYDAIQKISYLGILECFEQGLDLLGGYMTQMVSVHDPDEYLASATSTEEQAERYQDIKDAYRALFDLKAAGKVKSVGIGAKDWKCVRNITRDIKLDWVMIANSMTLHSHPKELIQFMEVLKREQIPVINSAIFNGGFLLGGDFYNYKFVKPEDDQGKELLSWRERFFNICKLYGIQPVAACMRFALSVPGTHAIALGTSSPDKVRLNLEYIDQNIPESFWNDLALNQLISSKLLI; from the coding sequence ATGCAAAGCCTACCTAAAATCATCTTTGGAACAAGCAGCCTTGGAAATTTGTATAAAACGCTTGAACACCAGGAAAAAACTGCTATCATAAAAAGTATATTTAAGTATTCAAATGGCCCGGTAGTTTTAGATTCGGCCGGCAAGTATGGTGCTGGATTGGCATTAGAAAGTATTGGAGACGCTCTCCGTGAACTAAATATTAAACCGGGCCAAGTAACCATAAGCAATAAACTTGGTTGGCTAAGAACGAAGCTATCAACCCCGGAACCTACTTTTGAACCTGGAGTTTGGAAAGGCTTAAAATACGATGCTATACAAAAAATCAGCTATCTTGGTATTCTGGAATGCTTTGAACAGGGCCTCGACCTTTTGGGCGGTTATATGACCCAGATGGTATCTGTGCATGATCCGGATGAATACCTGGCTTCCGCAACAAGTACCGAGGAACAAGCCGAGCGATACCAGGATATTAAGGATGCTTATAGGGCTCTGTTTGATTTAAAAGCGGCAGGTAAGGTGAAATCGGTCGGTATCGGAGCAAAAGATTGGAAATGTGTACGGAATATTACGCGTGATATTAAACTTGATTGGGTGATGATCGCTAACAGTATGACCTTACATAGTCATCCAAAGGAGTTAATTCAATTTATGGAGGTGCTCAAAAGAGAACAAATACCCGTAATTAATTCAGCGATCTTCAACGGTGGATTTTTGCTGGGTGGAGATTTTTACAACTACAAATTTGTAAAGCCTGAAGATGATCAGGGAAAAGAATTATTATCTTGGAGAGAACGCTTTTTCAACATTTGCAAATTGTATGGCATTCAACCGGTAGCAGCTTGTATGCGCTTTGCTTTATCTGTACCAGGTACGCATGCTATTGCCTTAGGAACGAGCAGCCCTGACAAGGTTAGATTGAATCTTGAATACATTGATCAAAATATTCCTGAAAGTTTTTGGAATGACCTTGCGTTGAATCAATTAATAAGTTCCAAACTTTTAATCTAA
- a CDS encoding glycoside hydrolase family 88 protein, with translation METSIKYCQSQAIKTLKQIPEGDENDIPRSIQRPENSWRYVNYKDWCSGFWPGELWLLYEGTKNKDLGMEADRFTRQLQPLVNHPGYDHDLGFQIFNSYGNGYRLTKNEAYKKIILTAADSLAKLFNPKVGTILSWPQNVNKMGPHNTIIDNMINLELLFWASRNGGPKRYYNIAKTHASTTMRNHFRPDFSSYHVVIYDTVSGRKIKGITHQGYSDSSMWARGQSWAIYGFTMCYRETKDPAFLDFAQKVANIYLKKLPKDYIPYWDFDAPGGPQKPRDASAACVTASALLELSTFVKDKVLARKYRMVAEKMIGSLSSPQYQSRSLNPAALMHSTGHFPNGSEIDASIIYADYYYMEALLRLSKLQRGSNLYQPLK, from the coding sequence GTGGAAACAAGTATTAAGTATTGCCAGTCACAGGCTATCAAGACGTTGAAGCAAATTCCTGAAGGGGACGAAAACGACATACCCAGAAGTATTCAGCGACCCGAAAACAGCTGGCGTTATGTGAACTATAAAGATTGGTGCAGCGGATTTTGGCCCGGTGAACTTTGGTTGCTTTATGAGGGAACCAAAAATAAAGATTTGGGTATGGAGGCCGATCGGTTCACAAGGCAATTACAGCCCCTGGTTAATCATCCGGGGTACGATCATGATTTAGGGTTTCAGATCTTTAACAGCTATGGAAATGGATACAGGCTGACTAAAAATGAAGCATACAAAAAGATCATTCTGACGGCTGCTGACTCCCTTGCAAAGCTTTTCAACCCGAAAGTTGGGACAATTCTGTCCTGGCCCCAAAATGTAAACAAAATGGGGCCTCATAACACGATAATTGACAATATGATCAATCTTGAATTACTGTTTTGGGCTTCCAGGAATGGTGGTCCAAAACGGTATTATAATATCGCAAAAACTCACGCATCAACAACGATGAGAAATCATTTTCGTCCTGACTTCAGCAGCTATCACGTAGTCATTTATGACACGGTTTCAGGAAGGAAAATTAAAGGAATAACGCACCAGGGATATTCCGATTCCAGTATGTGGGCGAGAGGACAATCATGGGCAATTTACGGTTTTACGATGTGCTACCGGGAAACTAAAGATCCGGCGTTTCTAGACTTTGCGCAAAAGGTCGCCAATATCTACTTGAAAAAACTTCCCAAAGATTATATACCGTATTGGGATTTCGATGCACCTGGTGGACCTCAAAAGCCACGAGACGCCTCCGCAGCATGCGTGACCGCTTCTGCCTTACTGGAGCTTTCTACATTTGTAAAAGATAAAGTACTGGCCCGTAAATACCGAATGGTAGCTGAAAAGATGATCGGATCGTTATCATCACCGCAGTATCAAAGCCGAAGCTTGAACCCCGCAGCTTTAATGCACTCCACCGGTCATTTTCCTAATGGCTCTGAGATCGATGCTTCTATTATTTATGCAGATTACTATTATATGGAAGCCTTGTTGCGGCTTTCCAAACTTCAACGTGGATCCAACTTATATCAACCTTTGAAATGA
- a CDS encoding RNA polymerase sigma factor, whose protein sequence is MNIDFYLADLWTQTIAGDLTAYGKIHEFMYPKLYHYLKKIMDDEDLAEDLIQDLFVKVWERKGIIDQIHNVRFYFFKAARSMALNHFRWEKQHGRLCDYLTESDHAESSREEVIVQQEASRELSEKMSSALKSLPKRQQEMIVLKYYENFSYVEISSMTGIKYQSVINHVHRGVLQLRTLFPSNTASGVFPNQQQDSQIRSLVVSELY, encoded by the coding sequence ATGAATATAGATTTTTACTTAGCTGATCTATGGACTCAAACTATAGCCGGAGATCTCACTGCATATGGGAAAATACATGAGTTCATGTACCCTAAGCTTTATCATTATTTAAAGAAAATAATGGATGATGAAGACCTTGCGGAAGACCTGATCCAGGACCTATTTGTTAAAGTATGGGAACGGAAAGGCATCATAGACCAGATCCACAATGTTCGGTTTTATTTTTTTAAAGCTGCAAGATCAATGGCGCTGAACCATTTCAGATGGGAAAAACAACATGGACGATTATGCGATTATTTGACTGAGTCGGATCATGCAGAGTCATCACGTGAAGAGGTGATCGTTCAACAGGAAGCGTCGAGAGAATTATCTGAGAAGATGTCAAGTGCTCTTAAATCATTGCCTAAGCGGCAGCAGGAAATGATCGTTTTGAAATATTATGAGAATTTTAGCTATGTAGAAATATCTTCAATGACTGGTATCAAATATCAATCTGTTATCAATCATGTACATAGAGGGGTTTTGCAGTTAAGAACATTGTTTCCAAGTAATACCGCTTCCGGCGTTTTTCCAAATCAACAACAAGATTCTCAAATACGATCATTGGTTGTTTCGGAGCTATATTGA
- a CDS encoding two-component regulator propeller domain-containing protein, which yields MGRLWSERTCSILISTIRNIVKIALAFLIIFFPNDLKGQANKLAVEQIGIQHGLSNNEVRCIFKDHTGYLWFGTYDGLNRYDGYTFKIFRNNPNQPQSISDSWINCIGEDNVGRMWAGTRHGVNVLDPRSETFKSLTASQARDTTQVKITTNISDIKRTQDDRMLVGTDGQGLAIFDNKKSTGGEFLPLLLGSQLNYGYSVSKVSVGVSGEIFVIVKGQGLYQLDNRTLKFRLLNDEIRVATSMVQQGRIIWVGNNAGLHRYCLNEKRYDLHLNENHSELSSNRVTSILPVNKSELWIATDGGGIDILDLETGRIKVMTNGSDRFSLTSNAVYSLYMDDRGRKWIATLRGGINVIDESKNRFQNLVHDLFNANSLISDFIKSVFEDSKGNVWIGTDGGGLSIWDRRSGNFTNYRHQPHAINGLNSNFITSILEDNKGRIWIATYGGGIDRYDINSRSFIHYNGYDPTGSAKGVVMWSIFQDRHNGIWVSGLQDGLYKFSERNDRFELLKTKPANTLCFAEDSRGGIWTGTFDGIYQLGSKNDIFYPLNATVRTIHPEHEKGLWVGTEKGLMFFDSRSKKVTMHFTTDDGLSNNTVLAIEADKGGNLWLATYNGLNKFNIKSHKFNGYYRSDGLLNREYNYNASAHLRDGHLAFGGINGLTLFQPEAITPDRARPNLVITDMAINNKHFTENLDHIEFNGQRFAGVNIPFDKASLNVSFAAIEFSAQDRIKYRYQMDGWDRGWNYTKNSRTATYTHLDPGNYTLRLNCTDAEGRWVKEEIRVRVKVTPPWYFSWTAMALYFFVASAGVYWYIGNRFKQNRLKYEIGIAKAKADYQEAMQLKDKEQNERQLEFFTGIAHEFRTPLSLIINPLADFLKVNSSTETKELVTVFRNAKRLLRLVDQLLLFRKTETKIPAMAISHMDVIELCEDVLGYFEEVSKTQNLNLRFITYDDLPQVYGDRERIEIILFNLVSNAVKYTPPGGAVSLEVEEQESYIEFRVTDTGPGIPEDVGKRIFEKYFRHVENGKRAKSGFGIGLHIAQRFAQDHYGQLDFTSRENGTTFRLMLKKGFSHFEGVEVLHAKGVSSGLLTELSEGIVREEIQTNYAPENIALITDKKSVLLVDDDEELRNYLKGLLEQHYIVFRAASGEEGLVLAREKRPDLIICDVMMSGISGVEVCEQIKSTEALSYIPFILLTASTAAQMKLDGLKKGADDYIYKPFDSEILLARVSNLLHTRSNLQKYFYNAITLKTDEIAISEEYKLFLEKCIEVVESHLTDPDFNVGALCKVLGMSHSNLFRKVKSLSGYSINNFIRFIRLRKAAELLIQTDMNINEVVVETGFNDLKYFRTHFVKLFNMTPSDFMKTNRPLFKKRFNLTK from the coding sequence ATGGGTAGATTATGGAGCGAGAGAACCTGCTCGATTCTGATATCGACAATACGGAACATTGTAAAAATCGCTCTGGCCTTTCTTATCATTTTCTTTCCTAATGATTTGAAAGGTCAGGCTAACAAACTGGCAGTTGAGCAAATTGGCATCCAACATGGCCTGTCCAACAATGAGGTACGCTGCATCTTTAAGGATCATACCGGTTACCTTTGGTTTGGTACGTATGATGGCTTGAACCGTTATGATGGATATACATTTAAAATTTTTCGAAATAATCCTAATCAGCCCCAATCCATTTCAGATAGCTGGATAAATTGTATCGGAGAGGACAATGTTGGGAGAATGTGGGCTGGGACCCGGCATGGCGTGAACGTGCTTGATCCGCGTTCAGAGACGTTTAAGAGTCTGACCGCTTCACAAGCCCGCGATACTACCCAAGTCAAAATTACTACTAACATCAGTGATATAAAGCGCACGCAAGATGATAGGATGCTTGTCGGAACTGATGGGCAGGGACTTGCGATTTTTGATAACAAAAAATCAACTGGCGGCGAATTTTTGCCTCTGCTTTTGGGAAGTCAATTGAATTATGGTTATTCTGTTAGTAAAGTATCAGTTGGTGTCTCGGGAGAAATTTTTGTGATAGTTAAAGGTCAAGGGTTGTATCAGCTTGATAACCGTACGTTAAAGTTTCGGCTCCTTAACGATGAAATTCGCGTAGCAACGAGCATGGTTCAACAAGGGAGAATCATTTGGGTGGGTAATAACGCTGGCCTTCACCGTTATTGCCTTAACGAAAAACGATATGATCTCCATTTAAATGAAAATCACAGTGAACTAAGCAGTAATCGGGTAACGTCAATTCTTCCCGTAAATAAATCCGAATTATGGATCGCTACTGATGGTGGTGGAATAGATATCCTTGATCTGGAAACAGGAAGAATTAAAGTGATGACGAACGGTAGTGACCGTTTTAGTTTGACAAGTAACGCCGTATATTCGTTATACATGGATGATCGTGGGCGAAAATGGATCGCGACGTTAAGGGGGGGGATCAACGTAATTGATGAATCCAAAAATCGTTTTCAGAACCTTGTACATGATCTTTTCAATGCTAATAGCCTTATAAGTGATTTTATTAAGTCCGTTTTTGAGGATTCTAAAGGAAATGTTTGGATCGGTACCGATGGTGGTGGTCTTAGTATCTGGGATCGCCGTTCAGGCAATTTTACCAATTACAGGCATCAACCTCATGCGATCAACGGCTTGAACTCAAATTTTATCACGAGTATTTTAGAAGATAACAAAGGTAGGATCTGGATCGCCACTTATGGCGGTGGTATTGACCGTTATGATATTAATTCCAGATCATTTATTCATTACAACGGATATGACCCGACTGGTTCGGCTAAGGGAGTTGTGATGTGGAGCATATTTCAGGACAGACATAATGGAATTTGGGTAAGCGGCTTGCAGGATGGATTATACAAGTTCAGTGAAAGAAATGATCGTTTTGAGTTATTGAAAACAAAGCCTGCAAATACGCTTTGCTTTGCGGAGGATAGCAGGGGGGGGATTTGGACTGGCACTTTTGACGGCATTTATCAGTTAGGTTCGAAAAATGACATTTTTTATCCGCTCAACGCCACGGTAAGGACCATTCATCCTGAACATGAGAAAGGTTTATGGGTTGGAACGGAAAAGGGCCTGATGTTTTTCGATTCCCGAAGCAAGAAAGTGACAATGCATTTCACTACAGATGATGGTCTCAGTAATAACACAGTTTTGGCTATTGAAGCTGATAAAGGCGGAAATCTTTGGCTGGCCACTTACAACGGGTTAAATAAATTCAATATTAAGAGCCACAAATTTAATGGTTATTATCGCAGTGATGGCTTGCTTAACCGTGAATATAATTATAATGCGTCAGCACATTTACGAGATGGCCACCTGGCTTTTGGAGGCATCAATGGACTAACCCTTTTTCAACCGGAAGCAATTACGCCCGATCGGGCTCGCCCTAATCTGGTCATAACAGATATGGCTATCAATAATAAACATTTTACCGAAAACCTGGATCATATCGAGTTTAATGGTCAGCGGTTTGCGGGCGTTAATATTCCTTTTGACAAGGCTTCGCTTAACGTAAGTTTTGCAGCAATTGAATTTTCTGCGCAGGACAGGATCAAGTATAGATATCAGATGGATGGGTGGGACCGTGGCTGGAATTATACAAAGAACAGCAGGACTGCAACTTATACCCACTTGGACCCTGGCAACTATACGTTGCGTTTAAACTGTACAGATGCCGAAGGAAGATGGGTTAAAGAGGAAATACGGGTACGGGTGAAGGTGACGCCGCCATGGTATTTTAGCTGGACAGCAATGGCTCTCTATTTTTTTGTAGCTTCCGCTGGAGTGTATTGGTACATTGGAAACAGGTTTAAACAAAATAGACTTAAATATGAAATTGGTATAGCAAAAGCGAAAGCGGATTACCAGGAAGCTATGCAGTTAAAGGATAAGGAACAAAATGAACGTCAGTTGGAGTTCTTTACTGGTATCGCCCATGAGTTCAGAACACCCTTATCACTGATCATTAATCCGCTGGCTGACTTCTTAAAAGTTAATTCTTCAACTGAAACAAAGGAACTTGTTACGGTGTTCAGAAACGCGAAACGCCTCTTAAGGTTGGTCGACCAGCTGCTATTGTTTAGAAAAACTGAAACCAAAATTCCAGCGATGGCTATCTCGCATATGGATGTTATCGAATTATGCGAAGATGTACTTGGTTATTTTGAAGAGGTCTCCAAAACCCAAAATCTGAATTTAAGGTTCATCACCTACGATGATCTGCCTCAAGTGTACGGCGACAGGGAGCGTATTGAAATAATTCTTTTTAATCTTGTTTCCAATGCAGTGAAATATACCCCCCCTGGTGGAGCGGTTTCCCTGGAAGTAGAGGAGCAAGAAAGCTATATAGAATTCCGTGTTACCGACACAGGACCTGGTATACCAGAAGATGTCGGAAAACGGATATTTGAAAAGTATTTCCGCCATGTTGAAAATGGAAAGCGGGCAAAAAGCGGCTTCGGTATCGGATTGCACATCGCCCAGCGGTTTGCTCAGGATCATTATGGACAGCTCGACTTTACCAGTCGGGAAAATGGTACAACTTTTCGTCTGATGCTCAAAAAGGGATTTAGCCATTTCGAAGGTGTTGAAGTTTTGCATGCTAAAGGAGTTTCCTCTGGTCTTTTAACCGAACTATCTGAAGGTATAGTACGTGAGGAAATTCAGACAAATTATGCACCTGAAAATATTGCCTTGATCACTGATAAGAAATCCGTCTTACTCGTTGACGACGATGAAGAACTCCGAAATTACCTCAAAGGATTACTCGAACAGCATTACATCGTTTTTCGCGCCGCTAGCGGAGAGGAGGGACTGGTCTTGGCACGCGAGAAAAGACCGGATCTTATTATTTGCGACGTTATGATGAGCGGCATAAGCGGGGTAGAGGTCTGTGAGCAAATTAAATCAACAGAAGCCTTGAGCTACATCCCATTCATATTGCTTACCGCCAGTACCGCTGCTCAGATGAAGCTTGATGGATTAAAAAAAGGCGCCGACGACTATATATACAAGCCATTCGATTCGGAGATCTTATTGGCGCGGGTATCGAATCTGCTGCATACCAGAAGCAATCTGCAAAAATATTTCTACAATGCAATTACTTTGAAAACTGATGAGATAGCCATTTCTGAAGAATATAAATTATTTCTGGAGAAATGCATCGAAGTTGTTGAATCCCACTTGACCGATCCTGACTTTAATGTAGGTGCGCTTTGTAAGGTTTTAGGAATGAGCCACTCTAATTTATTCCGTAAGGTTAAGTCACTTTCAGGATATAGTATCAATAATTTTATACGCTTTATCAGGTTGCGCAAGGCAGCAGAACTGTTGATACAAACCGATATGAATATCAATGAAGTTGTTGTTGAGACCGGATTCAATGACCTGAAATATTTCAGGACGCATTTTGTGAAACTTTTTAACATGACACCATCAGATTTCATGAAGACTAACCGTCCGCTGTTCAAAAAGCGTTTTAATCTTACTAAGTAA